The following proteins are encoded in a genomic region of Rhinoraja longicauda isolate Sanriku21f chromosome 14, sRhiLon1.1, whole genome shotgun sequence:
- the gpr151 gene encoding G-protein coupled receptor 151, producing MEKFPVQMINLNAPNVSNDVAHLDGGYQNTEPKQLNIATPLILALICLVGFAGNVLVIAVLINNARKGRTSMINSLILNLSAADLLIVAICVPFRAVAYSRPVWALGWFTCKTVDWFLQSCMAAKGFTLAVLAKACFMYVTHPSKQVQIRHQKVAVLIVCIWALAIILSGPHWLTASVHREAKTTMCVLDWPERASKFLAVFAKLYPALVYCLPVICTFTYHWKAFWRCKRRGAKNQNLRNQIRGKRLNAMLFGVSLAFATMCAPEWVVWLWIRHVHKDDPSPPAAFVVLSQVLVFGISSVNPLIFVVKSEEFKEGFMGVWKRLISSKPRTSPSLSGAQPQQSRSESFPTDQHQHEKAVQVPDSDLAQERAESPTNKTADIVLSDMEQFWEERHKPVATVEEDPIPWEHQSGSDAHHPDTANEM from the coding sequence ATGGAGAAATTTCCAGTTCAAATGATCAATCTCAACGCTCCCAATGTTAGCAATGATGTCGCCCACTTGGACGGAGGATATCAAAATACCGAGCCCAAACAGCTGAACATCGCGACCCCGTTGATTTTAGCCTTGATCTGTTTGGTCGGTTTTGCTGGAAATGTTCTGGTTATTGCAGTTTTGATCAACAATGCAAGAAAGGGTCGAACTTCGATGATAAATTCGTTGATACTCAACCTGAGCGCGGCTGACCTCCTGATCGTGGCGATCTGTGTCCCCTTTAGGGCAGTGGCTTACTCCAGACCCGTCTGGGCTCTCGGCTGGTTTACTTGCAAAACAGTGGATTGGTTCTTGCAGAGCTGCATGGCCGCCAAGGGTTTCACCTTAGCCGTGCTGGCCAAAGCTTGTTTCATGTACGTGACACACCCGTCCAAGCAAGTCCAAATCAGGCACCAGAAAGTGGCCGTACTCATCGTGTGTATCTGGGCGCTGGCGATAATCCTCTCCGGCCCTCACTGGCTCACCGCGAGTGTCCACCGTGAAGCGAAGACGACGATGTGCGTTCTAGACTGGCCGGAACGCGCATCCAAATTTCTGGCGGTGTTTGCAAAGTTGTACCCCGCGTTGGTTTACTGCCTTCCTGTGATCTGTACTTTCACTTATCACTGGAAGGCTTTCTGGAGATGCAAGCGCAGAGGAGCTAAAAACCAGAACCTGCGGAATCAGATTCGAGGGAAGCGATTGAACGCTATGCTTTTCGGAGTCAGCCTGGCTTTCGCCACCATGTGCGCTCCAGAATGGGTGGTCTGGCTGTGGATTCGCCACGTCCACAAGGATGACCCTTCGCCACCTGCAGCTTTCGTCGTGCTCTCTCAAGTCCTAGTGTTCGGCATCTCTTCGGTCAACCCGCTCATCTTCGTGGTGAAGTCTGAAGAGTTTAAAGAAGGGTTCATGGGTGTTTGGAAAAGGCTGATCTCCAGTAAGCCGCGAACGTCTCCCAGCCTCTCAGGTGCACAGCCCCAGCAGTCCAGATCAGAGAGTTTCCCGACCGACCAGCATCAGCACGAGAAAGCGGTGCAAGTCCCAGACAGCGATCTCGCTCAAGAAAGAGCGGAGAGCCCCACAAATAAAACCGCCGACATCGTCCTGTCCGACATGGAACAGTTTTGGGAGGAGAGACACAAGCCGGTCGCCACTGTCGAAGAAGACCCGATTCCCTGGGAACATCAGAGTGGATCAGACGCACATCACCCCGACACCGCCAACGAGATGTGA